The Saprospiraceae bacterium genome includes a window with the following:
- a CDS encoding calcium/sodium antiporter, translating into MISFRILVAGLGMVVFGANIMVDGSASLAKKYNIPNIVIGLTVVAFGTSSPELAISSYSAYTGNSEIALGNIVGSNIANILLILGITAIIYPLTILRNTVLKEIPLSLLAAIILYVMANDVLLSGESKDIVSLSDGIILLSFMAIFMYYLVHLAQTSGEDEDLNIKNMSKAKSLLYIIGGLVFLVGGGKLFVDSAVELALSFGMSKAVIGLTIVAIGTSLPELATSVVAALKKNSDIAVGNIVGSNIFNVFFILGISSLIAPLPKGNITDIDFYVCIFASLALLASGYLMGRHKVTKPEGIIFLLCYIFYLGYQVNQVQ; encoded by the coding sequence ATGATCAGCTTTCGGATATTAGTAGCAGGGCTGGGTATGGTTGTTTTCGGAGCCAATATTATGGTAGATGGTTCAGCCTCTCTAGCAAAAAAATATAATATTCCAAATATAGTCATAGGACTGACCGTAGTAGCCTTTGGTACTTCATCTCCTGAGCTTGCTATTAGTTCGTACTCAGCATATACGGGAAACTCTGAAATTGCTCTCGGTAATATTGTGGGAAGTAATATTGCAAATATACTTCTTATATTAGGTATAACGGCTATCATTTATCCGCTGACGATTCTACGAAATACCGTACTAAAAGAAATTCCGCTCAGTTTGCTCGCTGCCATTATCCTTTATGTAATGGCAAATGATGTGTTACTTTCAGGCGAGTCAAAAGATATTGTATCACTTTCGGATGGAATAATTTTATTATCTTTTATGGCAATTTTTATGTATTATCTGGTACATCTGGCCCAGACCAGTGGAGAGGATGAAGATCTTAATATTAAAAATATGTCAAAAGCCAAATCATTGTTATACATCATCGGCGGTCTTGTATTTCTCGTGGGAGGTGGAAAACTTTTTGTGGACAGTGCGGTAGAACTTGCGTTAAGTTTTGGTATGAGTAAGGCTGTCATAGGCCTGACTATTGTGGCGATAGGAACTTCGCTACCGGAGCTCGCAACAAGTGTGGTGGCAGCATTGAAAAAAAACTCAGATATAGCGGTAGGAAATATTGTTGGCAGTAATATATTTAATGTTTTTTTTATTCTGGGTATAAGCTCATTGATAGCTCCACTGCCTAAAGGCAACATAACCGATATTGACTTTTATGTTTGTATATTTGCGAGTTTAGCCCTTCTGGCTTCCGGATATTTAATGGGAAGACATAAAGTAACTAAACCCGAAGGCATTATTTTTCTGCTTTGTTATATTTTTTACCTCGGTTATCAGGTGAATCAGGTTCAATAA
- a CDS encoding polysaccharide deacetylase family protein, whose product MVFTGDEYGDGGDTISKILDNYHIKASFFLTGRYYKNPENKVHITKIIEKGHYLGCHSDQHLLYCDWKNRDSLLISKEEFFEDLTKNYHALNAFGIKKQDAYYFLPPYEWYNDTISAWTKEFGLQLVNFTSGTKSISDYTYPEMKSYRTSQEIYESVIQYEKTSLNGLNGFILLLHVGTDPRRKDKFYFLLPALIAELIEKGYKFTTIDELLTE is encoded by the coding sequence ATGGTATTTACAGGTGATGAGTATGGTGATGGGGGCGACACTATTTCCAAAATACTTGATAATTACCATATAAAAGCTTCATTTTTTCTTACCGGGAGATATTACAAAAATCCGGAGAACAAAGTTCACATTACTAAAATTATCGAAAAGGGGCATTATCTGGGTTGTCACAGCGATCAGCATTTACTGTATTGCGACTGGAAAAACAGGGATAGTTTGCTCATTTCCAAAGAGGAGTTTTTTGAAGATTTAACTAAAAACTATCATGCTCTTAATGCTTTTGGAATTAAAAAACAAGATGCATATTATTTTTTACCACCTTATGAATGGTATAATGATACTATATCAGCCTGGACAAAAGAATTTGGGCTACAACTCGTTAATTTCACATCAGGAACAAAAAGTATATCTGATTATACCTATCCTGAAATGAAATCCTACCGGACAAGTCAGGAAATTTATGAATCAGTCATTCAATATGAGAAAACAAGCCTAAACGGATTGAATGGGTTTATTTTATTGTTACATGTAGGTACTGACCCACGCAGGAAAGATAAGTTTTACTTTTTATTACCAGCTTTGATTGCAGAATTGATAGAAAAAGGATACAAATTTACTACGATTGATGAACTTCTGACTGAATAG
- a CDS encoding RNA polymerase sigma factor — protein MDDIIKGCVDKDRRQQKALFELYYKYGLTVAMAYCSHTDEAREVLNDAFLKVFDKIKDYDPSKPFEAWFRIIVIRTAINHYRKQTNEVKWTDIDDNEKIHDIVNDEEDGITDMSPDEVLKLAQQLPPAYRMAINLYAVEGYSHQEIATNLGITVGTSKSNLSKARAKLKFLISQIRMFSF, from the coding sequence ATGGATGATATCATCAAAGGATGTGTAGATAAGGACAGGCGCCAACAAAAGGCTTTGTTTGAGCTATATTACAAATATGGTTTAACTGTGGCTATGGCCTATTGCAGCCATACAGACGAAGCGAGAGAAGTGCTCAATGATGCATTTCTGAAAGTATTTGATAAAATAAAAGATTATGATCCGTCCAAACCTTTTGAAGCTTGGTTCAGGATAATCGTCATCAGGACTGCAATCAATCACTATCGCAAACAAACGAATGAAGTCAAGTGGACAGATATTGATGATAATGAGAAAATCCATGATATAGTTAATGATGAAGAAGATGGAATCACGGACATGTCACCTGATGAAGTGCTCAAACTGGCACAGCAATTACCACCTGCATATAGAATGGCTATCAACTTATATGCTGTAGAAGGATATAGTCATCAAGAAATCGCAACGAATCTGGGAATAACGGTCGGTACTTCTAAATCAAATCTATCTAAGGCAAGGGCGAAACTTAAATTTCTCATCTCACAAATCAGGATGTTTTCTTTTTAG
- a CDS encoding DUF2461 domain-containing protein, translated as MIKQTSLDFLSKLKLNNSREWFEQNRDLYENYKSDILQLTENLLKELSKIDQSILQANLDPKKCLTRVNRDLRFSKDKTPYKNYVLVVFNKNYPQPNKAGYFIHIEPGNCSVGGGVWQTTPEYLKKIRQEIDYSFSDLNKIITAPEFQKTFPNGIQGVGKLKKIPDGYDETNPASELLKMKGFCTQEPLNDKFMISKDCIKTIIDYFETTKPLIDYINKAIEYDE; from the coding sequence ATGATTAAGCAGACATCTCTTGACTTCCTTTCAAAACTCAAACTAAACAATTCAAGGGAATGGTTTGAACAAAATAGAGACTTGTACGAAAATTACAAAAGCGACATACTTCAATTAACTGAAAATCTTTTGAAAGAATTATCAAAGATTGACCAATCAATTTTACAAGCCAACTTAGACCCTAAAAAATGCTTGACGAGAGTAAACCGAGATTTAAGATTTTCAAAAGATAAGACACCTTATAAAAATTATGTCTTAGTGGTTTTTAATAAGAATTATCCACAACCAAACAAAGCAGGATATTTTATTCATATAGAACCAGGCAATTGTTCAGTTGGTGGTGGAGTTTGGCAGACAACACCTGAATATTTAAAGAAAATTCGTCAAGAGATTGACTACTCATTTAGTGACTTAAATAAAATCATTACTGCCCCTGAATTTCAAAAAACCTTCCCAAACGGAATACAAGGTGTTGGAAAACTTAAAAAAATTCCAGACGGCTATGACGAAACTAATCCAGCAAGTGAACTTTTGAAAATGAAAGGATTTTGTACACAAGAACCGCTCAATGACAAGTTCATGATAAGTAAAGACTGTATTAAAACCATAATTGACTATTTTGAAACAACTAAACCACTCATTGACTACATCAACAAAGCAATTGAGTATGACGAATAA
- a CDS encoding site-specific integrase, producing MKKLDFLKISFVLRKDRIENGIGPIYLLLFLDGKRTKISINQTCSSDQWDEKNGRYQGNSAKATSFNEMLEKIRLDTIRVYNEMKHFETDITVDMLREKLTTTSIDRKKKLMEVCDIYNSNTKKLVGIEMNKDTWARYSAYRNRIGDFISKQFKVDDVYFVHLKYSFIVEYEFYLKTEVKLHQNTMVKYLQYLSRVAEFAVNNEWTERNLFQNYKCPIKETKREYLTASELDRIMTKEISIERLAEVRDIFVFCCHTGYAYKDAAKLTNDHIDTGINGRKWIYTSRQKNDNVANVPLLDTALEIIDKYKEHPKCVNEKKLLPMKSNQKLNAYLKELADICDIKKPLTMHIARHTFATTVLLANGVSMEATSKMLGHSSIKTTQIYGKIVESRVASEMEMLNQKMDKKAPGDQKQAE from the coding sequence ATGAAAAAGTTAGATTTTTTAAAAATATCGTTTGTCCTACGTAAGGATAGAATTGAAAATGGTATAGGCCCAATATACCTACTTTTGTTCTTAGATGGAAAAAGAACTAAGATTTCCATCAACCAGACCTGCTCTTCTGATCAATGGGATGAAAAGAATGGAAGATACCAGGGAAATTCCGCAAAGGCCACTTCTTTTAATGAAATGCTTGAAAAGATTCGGCTTGACACAATTCGTGTTTATAATGAAATGAAACATTTCGAAACTGACATCACTGTAGACATGCTTCGTGAAAAACTCACAACCACTTCTATTGACCGTAAGAAAAAACTCATGGAAGTTTGTGACATTTACAATTCCAACACAAAGAAGCTTGTTGGAATTGAAATGAATAAAGATACCTGGGCCAGATATTCAGCATATCGAAATCGAATCGGAGATTTTATAAGTAAACAGTTCAAGGTCGATGATGTCTACTTCGTGCATTTAAAATACTCCTTTATTGTTGAATATGAATTCTATCTCAAAACAGAAGTGAAATTGCATCAGAACACCATGGTGAAATACCTTCAGTATTTATCAAGGGTTGCCGAGTTTGCAGTCAATAATGAATGGACAGAACGCAATTTATTTCAGAACTACAAATGCCCAATTAAAGAAACCAAACGCGAGTATCTGACCGCTTCAGAATTAGATCGCATTATGACTAAAGAAATTTCCATAGAGAGATTAGCTGAAGTAAGGGACATTTTTGTATTCTGTTGCCACACCGGATATGCTTATAAAGACGCGGCAAAGTTGACTAATGATCACATAGATACCGGGATCAATGGCCGAAAATGGATATACACTTCCAGACAAAAAAATGATAATGTTGCAAACGTACCACTTCTGGACACAGCCCTGGAAATTATTGATAAGTATAAGGAACACCCTAAGTGTGTGAACGAAAAGAAACTGCTTCCCATGAAGAGCAATCAAAAACTAAATGCCTATCTGAAAGAGCTTGCAGATATATGTGACATCAAAAAACCATTAACTATGCACATTGCCAGACACACTTTTGCCACGACCGTTTTATTGGCCAATGGTGTCAGTATGGAAGCTACCAGCAAAATGTTAGGTCACAGTAGTATCAAAACTACTCAGATTTATGGTAAAATAGTTGAGTCCAGGGTTGCATCTGAAATGGAAATGCTGAATCAGAAAATGGACAAAAAAGCTCCAGGTGATCAAAAGCAAGCTGAATAA
- a CDS encoding RteC domain-containing protein, with product MLRKRLLLVMSKFNKIKEAIDNGLKIKPLDLKKHHQKHNELTEELLEVERTYIFKDQAEEIRYYKMEKPEFMKYGIFIDRVYDMYLDEPFGFKETKMEFLQQEMNKLCTFQEENKEMYRYFKANETNKDAEYFHRNSTKMDIFAVISATFMLEKYLYSEKDPRPLSEKLKDYPTIKWKGSKVELVELIYVLAYAGKIEHESKEMDMLVKAFEGTFDIDLGNHYRTFSDIQNRDDPSKLLLILVDTLRIVVSILNENLDNRKHKLEVIQKIKVALAQLHPS from the coding sequence ATGCTGAGGAAAAGATTGCTTCTTGTGATGTCCAAGTTTAATAAAATTAAAGAAGCAATCGACAACGGATTGAAAATTAAACCTTTGGATTTAAAAAAGCATCATCAAAAACACAATGAACTCACAGAAGAACTTTTAGAAGTGGAGCGCACTTACATTTTTAAAGATCAGGCTGAAGAAATCCGGTATTACAAAATGGAGAAGCCTGAATTTATGAAGTATGGTATCTTTATAGATCGGGTGTATGATATGTACCTGGATGAACCTTTTGGATTTAAAGAGACTAAAATGGAATTTCTTCAACAGGAAATGAATAAACTTTGTACATTTCAAGAAGAGAATAAAGAAATGTATAGATATTTCAAAGCCAATGAAACCAATAAAGATGCTGAGTATTTCCATAGAAATTCAACTAAAATGGATATATTTGCGGTCATATCAGCGACATTTATGCTCGAAAAGTATTTGTATTCCGAGAAGGATCCTCGTCCGCTGAGTGAAAAACTCAAGGATTACCCTACAATAAAATGGAAAGGTTCCAAAGTAGAATTGGTAGAACTCATCTATGTACTGGCTTATGCCGGCAAGATTGAACATGAATCCAAGGAAATGGACATGTTGGTAAAAGCATTTGAAGGTACTTTTGATATAGACCTGGGAAATCATTACAGGACTTTTTCTGATATTCAAAATAGAGATGATCCTTCAAAGCTACTGCTTATCTTAGTAGATACTTTACGAATAGTTGTAAGTATTCTAAATGAAAACCTAGATAACAGAAAGCATAAATTGGAGGTCATCCAAAAGATCAAAGTAGCATTGGCTCAACTTCATCCATCCTGA
- a CDS encoding acetyl-CoA carboxylase carboxyltransferase subunit alpha → MASYFADWTGGEEGVVDVTENIKELEKKIQNTKKDIYSNLTGWQRVQLSRHPERPYTLFYIDQICKKFTELHGDRYYKDDKAIVGGIAKIDNQSVVILGHQKGINTKMRQYRNFGMANPDGYRKALRLMKLAERFNLPVISLIDTPGAFPGLEAEERGQAEAIARNLFEMAQLKVPVLCYIIGEGASGGALGIGLGDKVFMLENTWYTVISPESCSSILWRSWDFKETAAEALKLTPEHMLEFELIDDIIKEPLGGAHTDPEKMAKTLKAHIKTELAALINMDAEERITLRIQKYSNMGRFAIADSN, encoded by the coding sequence TTGGCATCTTACTTTGCGGACTGGACGGGAGGCGAAGAAGGAGTCGTTGATGTAACAGAAAACATCAAAGAACTTGAAAAAAAAATACAAAATACCAAAAAAGATATTTATTCCAATCTGACTGGTTGGCAACGTGTTCAATTATCAAGACATCCTGAACGACCATACACATTATTTTACATCGACCAGATTTGTAAAAAATTTACTGAATTGCATGGCGACAGATACTACAAAGACGATAAAGCTATCGTTGGCGGGATTGCAAAGATTGACAATCAAAGTGTAGTAATATTGGGCCATCAGAAAGGAATCAATACCAAAATGAGACAATACCGCAATTTTGGTATGGCAAATCCTGACGGATACCGGAAAGCATTGAGATTGATGAAACTGGCAGAAAGATTCAATTTACCAGTCATTTCACTTATTGATACTCCTGGTGCATTTCCCGGTCTGGAAGCAGAAGAACGCGGGCAGGCTGAAGCCATCGCCAGAAATCTTTTTGAAATGGCTCAACTTAAAGTCCCTGTTCTTTGCTACATCATAGGTGAAGGAGCTTCTGGCGGAGCATTGGGCATTGGCTTGGGTGATAAAGTTTTTATGTTGGAGAATACCTGGTATACCGTGATATCGCCTGAATCTTGCTCATCCATCCTTTGGAGAAGCTGGGATTTCAAAGAAACAGCAGCCGAAGCGCTCAAACTTACACCTGAACATATGCTAGAATTTGAGTTGATTGACGATATTATCAAGGAACCACTGGGTGGAGCTCATACTGATCCGGAAAAAATGGCCAAAACGCTCAAAGCACATATAAAAACGGAATTGGCGGCTTTGATTAATATGGATGCTGAAGAACGAATAACACTTAGAATACAAAAATACAGTAATATGGGACGCTTTGCTATCGCTGATAGTAATTAG
- a CDS encoding GIY-YIG nuclease family protein: MANKKTLFDIFDDDPFGLLNIKPSNNVARNEDERLVASFGEINDFYDKHQREPKAGGGIQEHQLYSRLQSIRSHTLKIEMLKPYDVHKLLNEQKVLTSISDIFGDDDMDLLGSDEENLFDLKHVTLPDERASADFVAKRKSCKDFDRYEASFKAVQHDLASGKRKLLAFKEQNLRAGDYYVHNGILLYLEQVDFKEDIQSYKSGSRLRKDGRTRVIFENGTESNMLYRSLYKGLLANGKAVSENVDKANEIFYERFGSITEKDQDTGYIYVLKSKSTNPDITSIRHLYKIGYSTTKVEERIKNAPQEPTYLMAEVSIIIVYNCYNMNPQKLEQLMHNFFGKWCLNLDVFDQAGQRHTPREWFIAPLYIIEQAIQLIISGEIVKYRYDGDMEEIVVR; the protein is encoded by the coding sequence ATGGCTAATAAAAAGACACTCTTTGATATATTTGATGATGATCCGTTTGGGCTTTTGAATATCAAACCATCAAATAATGTAGCCAGAAACGAAGACGAAAGATTGGTAGCATCATTTGGTGAGATCAATGATTTTTATGATAAACATCAAAGAGAGCCCAAGGCTGGAGGTGGTATTCAGGAACACCAGCTTTACTCCAGGCTTCAATCCATCAGAAGTCATACCTTAAAGATAGAAATGCTAAAGCCTTATGATGTTCACAAGTTGTTGAATGAGCAAAAAGTGCTTACTTCCATTTCTGATATTTTTGGCGATGATGATATGGATTTATTGGGTAGCGACGAGGAAAATCTATTTGATCTGAAACATGTCACCCTACCTGATGAGAGAGCCAGTGCAGATTTTGTTGCCAAACGCAAAAGTTGTAAAGATTTTGATCGTTATGAAGCTTCATTTAAAGCGGTGCAACACGACCTTGCATCGGGTAAAAGAAAACTATTGGCATTTAAAGAACAGAATCTGCGGGCAGGCGACTATTACGTGCATAATGGTATACTGCTGTATCTGGAGCAAGTAGATTTTAAGGAAGACATCCAGTCCTATAAGAGCGGTAGTCGGTTGAGAAAGGATGGCAGGACCAGGGTCATCTTTGAAAACGGCACTGAATCCAATATGCTATATCGCTCACTGTACAAAGGACTGCTAGCCAATGGCAAAGCAGTATCTGAAAATGTAGATAAAGCCAATGAGATATTTTATGAGCGTTTCGGGAGTATCACTGAAAAAGATCAAGATACAGGATATATCTATGTTCTGAAATCAAAAAGTACGAATCCTGACATAACATCGATAAGACATTTGTATAAAATAGGATACTCGACCACGAAAGTTGAAGAAAGGATAAAAAACGCTCCCCAGGAGCCTACTTATCTTATGGCGGAGGTCAGCATCATCATAGTGTACAATTGCTACAATATGAATCCACAAAAACTGGAACAGCTGATGCACAATTTCTTCGGAAAGTGGTGTCTTAACTTGGATGTGTTTGACCAAGCCGGGCAAAGGCACACTCCCAGAGAATGGTTTATAGCGCCCTTATATATCATTGAACAGGCTATACAGCTGATTATTTCTGGGGAGATAGTGAAGTATAGGTATGATGGGGATATGGAGGAGATAGTGGTGAGATGA
- a CDS encoding 4-hydroxy-tetrahydrodipicolinate synthase, which produces MKDQRFIGTGVAIITPFRNNEVDFNSLAGLIDYVINGGVNYIVALGSTGETATLNEDEARLVLDFCIERINNRVPLVAGNFGWNDTKELVKKINGYNFSGIDAILSSSPAYVKPSQEGIFRHYAAVADASQVPVLLYNVPGRTRSNIEWETTVRLAEYSKNIIGIKEASGDLIQTTRIIKNKPDHFIVTSGDDEVALPMTAVGGDGVISVMANALPKAFSQMINFALDQDYFAARELNFKTYDLHKWLYIEGNPVGIKSAMEILGYCTNEVRLPLSPLSEANYAKLKEELLKITSAMNVA; this is translated from the coding sequence ATGAAAGATCAAAGATTTATAGGTACAGGAGTAGCTATCATCACACCATTCAGGAATAATGAGGTTGATTTTAATTCGCTTGCAGGACTTATAGATTATGTGATCAATGGAGGAGTAAATTATATTGTAGCATTGGGGTCAACCGGAGAGACGGCAACCTTAAATGAAGACGAAGCCAGATTAGTACTGGATTTTTGTATTGAGCGTATAAACAACAGGGTACCTTTGGTAGCTGGTAATTTCGGCTGGAATGATACAAAAGAACTGGTAAAAAAGATTAACGGATATAACTTTTCAGGAATTGATGCGATTCTTTCTTCCAGTCCCGCTTATGTAAAACCATCTCAGGAAGGCATTTTCAGGCATTACGCAGCTGTAGCTGATGCTAGTCAGGTGCCGGTGTTATTATACAATGTACCCGGAAGAACCAGATCCAATATAGAATGGGAAACCACTGTCAGACTGGCAGAATATAGCAAAAATATTATAGGTATCAAGGAAGCTTCCGGTGATCTGATCCAAACAACCAGGATTATTAAAAATAAACCGGATCATTTTATTGTCACATCAGGAGATGATGAAGTGGCCCTTCCAATGACTGCAGTAGGCGGTGATGGTGTCATTTCAGTTATGGCCAATGCACTTCCCAAAGCATTTAGTCAAATGATAAATTTTGCTCTGGACCAGGATTATTTTGCCGCAAGGGAACTCAATTTTAAAACATATGACCTGCACAAATGGCTTTACATTGAAGGAAATCCGGTGGGGATTAAATCGGCAATGGAGATCCTCGGCTATTGTACCAATGAAGTAAGACTTCCCTTGTCTCCACTTTCAGAGGCTAATTATGCAAAACTAAAAGAAGAATTGTTAAAAATCACTTCCGCCATGAATGTAGCATAA
- a CDS encoding XRE family transcriptional regulator, which yields MKSINPEMIVLAREIRGISQSELADLIQLTQGMLSKIEKGLNKPSEEIFTNICNILEFPMSLFEQTNNIFEPNLSYYRKRIVIKKRDLLKAEGSMNLVRMNLENLMTSVELPELNLPLWDVDDHGTPESAAKWVRQKWRIPKGRIENLTKIIEDNGIVVVPFDFGSEKMDGLSLFSKERQPIIYINNKMPGDRQRLTLAHELGHLVMHIGQQIAQIRNVEKEAMQFASELLVPASEFLQDLETISLETLGNMKRYWKISMGALLYKAKELAQVTDNQYRYLWQQMAYLGYKTKEPAEFNVSPEKATLFKEMLELHTNELGYTKDELANMLHINVKDLNALYYSDNVKLKIIRN from the coding sequence ATGAAATCAATAAATCCAGAAATGATTGTGTTGGCTAGAGAAATAAGGGGTATTTCTCAAAGTGAATTGGCTGATCTTATTCAATTGACACAAGGCATGTTGTCAAAAATTGAAAAAGGTTTAAACAAACCATCTGAAGAAATTTTTACAAATATTTGCAATATCCTAGAATTTCCTATGTCATTGTTTGAACAAACAAATAATATTTTTGAACCAAATTTATCCTATTATCGAAAAAGAATTGTAATCAAAAAAAGAGATTTATTAAAGGCAGAAGGCAGCATGAATCTCGTTAGGATGAATTTAGAAAATCTTATGACAAGTGTAGAGCTTCCAGAACTTAATTTACCATTATGGGATGTAGATGATCATGGTACGCCTGAATCAGCAGCAAAATGGGTGAGACAAAAATGGAGAATACCAAAAGGAAGAATAGAGAATCTTACTAAGATTATTGAAGATAATGGGATAGTTGTTGTACCATTTGATTTTGGTTCTGAAAAAATGGATGGTCTAAGTTTATTTTCTAAAGAAAGACAGCCTATCATATATATAAATAACAAAATGCCAGGAGATAGGCAACGATTAACTTTAGCACACGAATTGGGTCATTTAGTTATGCATATTGGCCAGCAAATAGCCCAAATCCGAAATGTAGAAAAAGAAGCCATGCAATTTGCTTCTGAATTACTTGTACCTGCTTCCGAATTTTTACAAGATCTTGAAACAATTAGTCTTGAAACTTTGGGTAATATGAAAAGGTATTGGAAAATATCAATGGGTGCACTTTTGTACAAAGCAAAAGAATTGGCACAAGTGACCGATAATCAGTATAGATATTTGTGGCAACAAATGGCCTATTTAGGATATAAAACAAAGGAACCTGCAGAATTTAATGTGTCACCAGAAAAAGCGACTTTGTTTAAGGAAATGCTTGAGTTGCATACCAATGAATTGGGATACACAAAAGATGAACTTGCCAATATGTTACATATCAATGTAAAAGACCTGAATGCTTTGTATTATAGCGATAATGTAAAACTTAAAATTATTCGTAATTAA
- a CDS encoding DUF1905 domain-containing protein: MEYLVKDKKLELKYQPGKGAWTYHIQIPNTKHIVGKWGSMKVSGTIDNYKIESINLAKLGDHDKLISINDKIRKAINKSGGDNVTVTLYLLTSKEHLAKKEVLETFEDSGVLNAFNNLTEDDRNEMIGKITSLKSEDEQVKMILKYINQLNKNND, encoded by the coding sequence ATGGAATACTTAGTAAAGGACAAAAAACTCGAATTAAAATATCAACCAGGCAAAGGTGCTTGGACTTACCATATCCAAATTCCAAACACGAAACACATAGTTGGGAAATGGGGATCAATGAAAGTTTCAGGCACAATTGACAACTATAAAATAGAAAGTATAAACCTAGCCAAATTAGGAGATCATGACAAACTAATTTCTATTAATGATAAAATCAGAAAAGCAATTAACAAAAGCGGTGGCGACAATGTAACGGTGACTCTTTATTTGTTGACATCAAAAGAGCACCTAGCAAAGAAAGAAGTTTTAGAGACATTCGAAGACTCAGGGGTATTAAATGCGTTTAATAACCTGACGGAAGACGATCGGAATGAAATGATTGGAAAAATCACTTCTTTAAAATCTGAAGACGAGCAAGTAAAAATGATTTTGAAATACATTAACCAACTAAATAAAAATAATGATTAA
- the merTP gene encoding mercuric transport protein MerTP, producing the protein MKTDKKLIGAGLLTAIAASLCCITPVLALVAGTSGLASTFSWLEPARPYFIGLTILVLGFAWYQKLKPNKQIDCNCDTEEKPKFIQSKMFLGIITAFSIVMLAFPYYAHIFYPKTEKQVIVVDKSNVQTVEFTISGMTCASCEEHVNHEVNKLSGIIKSTASYENENAIVEFDNTKTNISEIEKAINGTGYSVTDKKEK; encoded by the coding sequence ATGAAAACAGACAAAAAATTAATCGGTGCAGGACTTTTGACAGCAATTGCTGCTTCACTTTGTTGTATCACACCTGTATTGGCTCTTGTTGCTGGGACAAGCGGACTTGCTTCTACTTTTTCGTGGCTAGAACCTGCAAGACCATATTTTATAGGTTTGACAATTTTGGTTCTTGGTTTTGCTTGGTACCAAAAGTTGAAACCCAATAAACAAATTGACTGCAATTGCGATACGGAAGAAAAGCCAAAATTTATTCAATCCAAAATGTTTTTAGGAATTATAACAGCATTTTCAATAGTTATGCTTGCCTTTCCTTATTATGCTCACATTTTTTATCCCAAGACAGAAAAACAAGTCATTGTGGTTGACAAATCAAATGTTCAGACAGTTGAGTTTACCATAAGCGGAATGACTTGTGCAAGTTGTGAAGAACACGTAAACCACGAAGTGAATAAACTTTCGGGAATAATCAAATCAACTGCTTCATACGAAAACGAAAACGCAATTGTAGAATTTGATAACACAAAAACGAACATTTCCGAAATTGAAAAAGCAATTAATGGAACAGGATATTCAGTAACTGACAAAAAGGAAAAATAA
- a CDS encoding helix-turn-helix transcriptional regulator translates to MNNISCIRQQADIKQINRCKDRVSELNGSFDYLSNGLELAGNNVRLKILFLLYEEKQLCVCDLSDILGMTISAISQHLRKLKDRKLIETERQAQTIFYSLTKEYEKMLKPFFKILHENKILETI, encoded by the coding sequence ATGAACAACATTTCTTGTATTAGACAACAGGCGGACATTAAGCAAATCAATCGTTGCAAAGACCGAGTTTCAGAACTGAACGGTTCGTTTGACTATTTATCGAACGGACTTGAATTGGCGGGTAACAACGTAAGACTGAAAATCCTGTTCCTGCTTTACGAAGAGAAACAACTTTGCGTTTGCGACCTGAGCGACATTCTCGGAATGACCATTTCGGCAATTTCACAACATCTGCGAAAACTCAAAGACAGAAAATTGATTGAAACGGAAAGGCAAGCACAAACCATTTTCTACTCATTGACAAAAGAGTATGAAAAAATGCTCAAACCGTTTTTCAAAATACTTCACGAAAACAAAATTTTGGAAACAATATGA